The genomic stretch AAACCGCTAATTCTCAGCTGATAAATGCCTATAAATTTGCAGCTGTAAACATTCTGAACGAGTTAATGCAAAACGGTACCAATACCTATTGCCTTAATATGAGCCTGGATAAAAATCTTCTGTTTACCGTCTGGGAGGGAGAAGATACGACGGGCAAACTGGAGGAATACCTGCAGCATACCCAAAGACTGGTCCAGGAATACTTTCAGATTACAATCTCTGTTGCGGTCAGTGAGGTTACGGAAGACCCGGATAAACTTTTTTATCAGTACGAGCAGATTGAAGAAGCATTGTCCAGAAGCATCTTCTGGGATAAGGGCAGTATTGTGCACTACAATCATATAAAGATCAAAGATGTCCAGAATTATGAATTTCCGGAAAGTAAAGAAAAACAACTGATGGAATGTCTGACCCATGGTAAAGCCAAGGAAGCGGAGGAAATTTATCTCTCAATTGTCACGGAGACATATTCTTATCCCATTGTTATTTATAACATGGTCATAAGCCGTTTGATATTTATGATTACAAGTGCGGTGAATCTAATTCAGAAGAACAGCTCTATGCATTCGCTTTCCAGTTCTGTTCTCCTGATGAATCTTCTGCAGGAATGTGACACCATAAAAGAAAGAAATGAGAAATTCAAAGAACTTTTTTGGCAGATTCAAAAGGATATGGAGAACAAAAGAAAGGATAAGCTGAGCCAGACGATTACAGAGATTCATCTGCTGATTGAGAAAGAGTACAGGAATCCTCTTTTGTCCATTGAAATGCTGGCTGAAGAAATCGGAATGTCTACTGCTTATATGTGCAGAATCTATAAACAGTATACGGGTAATACCATTAACGATACTCTTCTGGAGAAACGAATGGAACATGCCAGAATTTTGCTTGCGGAAAGTACCTTTTCGGTTGGTGAGATTGCAGAAAAAGTGGGATTTAACGGCTCTACTTACTTTTACCGGGTATTTAAAAAGTTAAACGGAGTAACACCAAATGAATTCCGAAGAAAATAAGGACAGTTCCTTAAGTTTCGCAGGGAAAGGATAGAAATCAGCTCTGTGGTTTAAGGATAGAGAGTTTATACAGATAAGACAGAGGGATAAGGTTGATCGAAAAATGATTACAGAAAGGAAGCCACAATTGTTTCTTTCAACCTGTATTTTTTGTGGCTGTACCACAGATAATCTGTGGTATGCAATGGATATAAAAATGAAAAAAATAATGAAAGAAAGTGCTGTTTCAAGAGGCGGAAACAGGGAAAGATCATACGACGGAAAGCAGTTTGGAATTTGGAGCACAGCAGCAATATCTCTGGTTACAGTACTTTTGCTTGTATTGGTAAGAACCATAGTGATCCGGGATCAGGGGCAGCTTCTTACCGTACAGAAGCTTGATCTGACTGAGAAGGGGATGAGTTCAAGCTATAGCACGCTGACAATGCTTTCTTTTGTGCATAAAAGCGGAATTGGTACACAGGGAGCTTTTGCCATGGCTTTATTTGTTGTGACAGTGGCAATGATCTTACTAAATGGTATATTCATCTTAAAAGCACAAAGGTACAGCAGCGAAGCGAATAATATTAAAATCTACGAAGCCGGACAGTACGCCATGGCTTTCAATATTCTTTTATGTTTGGGCGTGATTTCTTTTGCTATCTACTCCAATAAGGCCCTGGGACTTGCAAATGTATTTACACCATCGATTTTGATATACCTGCTTCTGATACTTTCAATCACAGGATTTGTGGTAATTAAACAGTTGGAGGCACCTGAGCGTGCCAGATACAAAGAACCGGGATTTTTAAAGGAAGTAAGAAAGAATTGGGTTCTGTTCGTCCTGCTTTTGCCGGCAATTGTATATTTTGTGGTAAACAGCTATATTCCAATGGCCGGTGTCTACTTTGCTTTTGAAAAATTTAATTTCCGGGATGGCTTATGGACCAGTCCCTTTGTCATGTTCAATAACTTTGAATATATCTGGAAAGCAGACCTGCCAAAGCTGGTGAAAAACACGGTTCTTTACAATCTGGTATTTATTGTATTGGGACACATATTTAAAATATTTACGGCGATCTTGATCAGCCAGGTTACCAACAAATTGTTTAAGAGACTGAATCAGACCCTTATCTTCATGCCTCATTTTGTATCCTATGTTCTCTTGAACGTTATTGTATATAATTTATTGACCTACGAAACCGGAGCAATTAATACCTTTCTGACTTCTATTGGATTAGAGCGAATCGACTTCTATAATACTCCCGGTTACTGGCCCTTTATCATTGTATTCTTTGAAATGTGGAAAGGGGTAGGATATGGCTCCGTTGTCTACCTGGCTGCCATTTTAGGAATCGATCGTACATATTACGAAGCAGCAGAGGTGGATGGAGCGAATGTATTTCAGCAAATCAGATTTATTACATTGCCGTTAATAAAGACTACCTTTATTATACTGGTGTTATTCTCCCTTGGAAATATCATGCGCGGCCATTTCGACTTATTCTATCAGACAGTAGGAAATAATGGGCTCTTATACAATTACACAGACATATTTGACACCTATGTGTATCGTTTAACAATGAGTAATCCTTTAAACAACGGTTTGGGAACGGCAGCAGGTCTTTTCCAGTCTCTCTTTGGTTTTATCACCATTGTTGTTACCAATTTTATCGTTAAGCGTAAAAATGAAGATTATGCCTTGTTCTAAGAACCGCTATAAAAACATGGGACAGAAAGAACAAGAGTGAAAGAGAATGAACAGGAAAGGAAAATCACAGTGGATATAAGATTAAACAGGAGAAAAAAGACAGGAAGGATAAAGAAGTCAGGATATACCATTGCCTTTGATGTGATTGCTTATATATTTCTGACATTACTGGCAGTCGTATGCGTACTGCCGTTTATATTGATTGTGTCGGGGTCACTTACGGCGAACAGCACTATAATTCATGAGGGCTACAGCCTGCTGCCAAAGAAGTTTTCTTTGGATGCGTATAAACTGATTTTGGAAAATCCGAAAGATATTCTAAATGCATATAAGGTAACCATATTTGTGACAGTTGTTGGTACAGGGGTAGGCTTATTGATAACAACAGTAACAGCATATGTCTTATCCAGAAAGGAATTCAAATATAGAAACAGAATTTCCTTTATGATTTATTTTACCACCATCTTTGGAGGGGGTTTAATCCCCTGGTACATAACAATATCCAAAATACTTCATTTACACGGTACTTTAACGGCCCTTTGGCTGCCGGGGATCCTTTCCTCCTATAACATTATTCTAATGAGGACCTTTATCAAGAGCTCCGTTCCCGATGAAATGACCGAGGCGGCTAAAATTGACGGAGCAGGGCATGTAACCATATTTGCCAGGATTGTTATGCCGGTCCTTGGCCCTGCCCTTGCAACCATCGGCCTGTTTCTGGCCCTTGGTTATTGGAACAATTGGCTGAGCTCCTCGTTATTTATTAACGATACCGCAAAATATATGTTGCAGTTCTATCTGTATAATCTGTTAAACCGGGCTCAGGCAATCAGAGATCTGGCATTAACTTCCGGTGTAGTACTGGAAATTCCCACAGAGTCAACGAAATTGGCCATGACCGTAATCGTGACCGGACCGATTATTCTGCTGTATCCGTTCCTGCAGAAATATTTTGTATCCGGGATTACCGTTGGTGCAGTTAAGGGTTGATATTATGCACAGAAAGTGCTTAATATAAAATATAATATATTGGAGGAAAAGCAATGAAAAAAGTCATTAGTATTGTATTAATCTTTTGCATGATTCTGTCCTTTACCGGCTGCAAGGGAAATAATACGGCAAACGTAGCAGAGAAGGAAACTGCTGCAGGGGAAAACAACAGTCAGGTAAAGCAAGAAGAAAACAACACAGAGCCGGACAAAGAAACATCCAAGGATCCTAAAGTAAGGTATGACCTCTCACAGCCGGCTAATCTGGTGTTTTATCTGGTAGGTGATCCAGGGAAGGATTATCAGACCGTAGTAGACGAATTGAATAAATATTTATCCGAGAAAATAAATACTACCATTGAATTTCGTTTCACAACCTGGACGGACTGGTCCCAGAAGTATAATCTGGTACTTTCCTCCGGTGAACAATGCGATTTAATGTATGCTGCCGATTGGACCAGCTATAGTACTCTGGCAAAAACCGGTGCTTTTTATGAACTTGATGAACTGCTGCCGGAATATGCGCCAAATATCACCAGTCTTATAGATCCGAGTATCCTTGATATGTGTAAAGTAGATGGTGCTCTTTACAGTGTACCGGCAGATCAGAAGACCTATGCAGCCACCGGTATCAGATACCGTGAGGATTTAAGAAAAAAATATGACCTGCCTGTTCCGGATACGCTGGAGAATTTTGAAGCCTACATCAGTGGAATACAGCAGAATGAGCCAGAGCAGGGACTTCTATCCCCAATAACGGTAGCGAACAATTATAATGATGCTTTCTATATGAATTCCATCTTCGATCTAAAGTATAGTAAAGCCATTGCCAATTACGGTTTGAGGGCAGAAAATGATTCACCTACAGAAGTAATTGACTACTGGAGATCACCGGACTTTACAGAAGATATGAAATTACTGAAAAAATGGGCGGATATGGGCTTTTGGTCAAAGAGTTCCCTGTCTAAAACAGAGGAGGACAGCTTTGATGAAGGACTGATTGTAGCTTCTGTAGGTGGCATGAATCAGGATAAATGGATAGGCTCCTATAATGCTGCCAAGGAAAATCATCCGGATTGGGAAGTGGGTTATGTTTCCTACGGATTGGTGAACAACACCATTTCACCCGCATCTCCTCTGCAGAATGCAACAGTTGTTCCCCATAACTCAAAAGATCCGGCCAGAGCCTTGATTGCACTTGATTATTTAATGACTGACGAAACGGCAAATGATTTGATTCAGTATGGAATACAGGGAAAACACTGGAATCTGGTGGAAGGAGAGTATTATGAGGAAATCAAGGATTCTGGTTTTAGCTATGAAAATATGAATACCTGGAATCTGAGAAACCATCTGTTTAAAAAAGAGATGAAACCTACAGAGGATACGGCTTACAAAGATATGATAACCTCATACGATGAAGCGGCAGCAAAAACAAAATGGCAGGGAAAGAGCCTCAGGGTAGGTTTTATTGAAGATTACTCCTCCTATGAAATTGAAAGAGCCAATTTAAATTCTGTTATCGCCCAATACCTGACACCGATCCAGGCAGGTCTGGTGGAAGATGTGGAGGCATCCATCAGTGAGTTCTTAAAACAGGCAGACGCAGCCGGACTAAAGAAAATACAGGATAGTTATAAAGAACAATGGCTTGCTCATTGTGAAGAGTTCGGTTACAAATAAGTAAAATAAGACTCCTGCTTTTCTTAATCCCAATGGAAGGAAGATAGTGTTAGTCTTAAACAAAACTGATGAGGCTGCGATTTCAGACTCTATGATAAGGATCAGCTTTGTAAGCTTAACATTTCTTCCTTGCTATCATGACGATAGTTTATGAAAAGTATTAAAAAGACAGATTAGAAGACGGAGGCAGGCGCTATGAACATAAGATTTTCACAGGAAATACCCATAAACGATCAATATGAAGTAATTGTAGCAGGCGGAGGGCCCTCTGGTTGTGCGGCTGCCATAGCAGCTGCCAGGGAAGGAGCCCGTGTATTGCTGCTGGAAGCTGCCACTGCTTTAGGCGGGATGGGTACCAATGGACTGGTACCTGCCTGGTGCCCCTTTTCCGACAGGACAAAGGTTGTATACCGGGGGATTGCCCTGGAGGTATTCGAGAAAGCAAAGGCGGGTATGAGGCATGTTGGAGCAGGAGACTTGGATTGGGTGCCGATTGATCCGGAAGTCCTGAAAAGAGTCTATGATGAAATGGTTGTGGATGCCGGTGTGACGGTTCTATTTTCCTCACAGGTGATTGCAGCTCCTAAGGCTCAGGGAAGGATAGAGTATCTGGTAACAGCCAACAAAGCAGGAATTACGGCGTATAAAGGGAAGGTGTACATTGATTGCACCGGGGATGCCGATATTGCTGCTATGGCAGGTTTGGATTTTGAGTTTGGTGAGGAGGGCAGTCATAAAGTACAGCCGTCCACCCATTGCTTTATGATTACGAATGTAGATGATTATTATTATCGCAACTCACCTTTTCTGCATATGCAGAACCCGGATTGTGCAGCCTATGAGATTGCAAGAGCAGAAAAATATCCGCTGGTAACGGATCCCCACTGCTGCAATTCCGTCATCGGACCAGGTGCCATAGGTTTTAATGCCGGACATATATGGGAGGTCGATGCAACAGAGCCATTCAGCGTTTCAAAAGCACTGATAAAAGGCAGGCAGCTGGCGTACCAATATCATCAAGGGTTAAAAGAATATCTTCCGGAAGTTTTTGGAGGCTCTTTTCTGGCTGCCACAGCTTTCTCAATGGGAATCAGGGAATCCAGGCGAATAATTGGGGAATATAAGCTCACCTTAGCGGACTATAAGGAACGCCGCTCGTTTCCGGATGAAATTGGACGCAATTGTTATTTCCTGGATGTTCATCACGGTCCTGAAGAGCGAGAGAGCATTCTTAAAGGGGAGAAAAATGGGGAGGAAGGCTGGGAGGCATATGGTGACGGTGAATCCCATGGCATTCCTTACAGAAGCCTGATTCCCCAAAACCTTGGAAATCTTCTCGTGGCAGGCAGGACGATAGCCTGCGAGCATATCATACAGGGCAGTATAAGAGTAATGCCCGTATGTATGGTGACAGGACAGGCAGCTGGAACAGCTGCAAGGCTGGCAGCCAGGAAAGAAAACATGGATGTAAGAGAGGTTGATATCAGCGAATTAAGAGAAATCCTTCAAAGAAATGGAGCTTTCCTTCAGTAATGGAAGCAGCATAACTATTTTCTCCTGGGATTTTTGGGAAACCAGCCCTTCTCC from Anaerocolumna sp. AGMB13020 encodes the following:
- a CDS encoding carbohydrate ABC transporter permease, with translation MKENEQERKITVDIRLNRRKKTGRIKKSGYTIAFDVIAYIFLTLLAVVCVLPFILIVSGSLTANSTIIHEGYSLLPKKFSLDAYKLILENPKDILNAYKVTIFVTVVGTGVGLLITTVTAYVLSRKEFKYRNRISFMIYFTTIFGGGLIPWYITISKILHLHGTLTALWLPGILSSYNIILMRTFIKSSVPDEMTEAAKIDGAGHVTIFARIVMPVLGPALATIGLFLALGYWNNWLSSSLFINDTAKYMLQFYLYNLLNRAQAIRDLALTSGVVLEIPTESTKLAMTVIVTGPIILLYPFLQKYFVSGITVGAVKG
- a CDS encoding extracellular solute-binding protein; its protein translation is MKKVISIVLIFCMILSFTGCKGNNTANVAEKETAAGENNSQVKQEENNTEPDKETSKDPKVRYDLSQPANLVFYLVGDPGKDYQTVVDELNKYLSEKINTTIEFRFTTWTDWSQKYNLVLSSGEQCDLMYAADWTSYSTLAKTGAFYELDELLPEYAPNITSLIDPSILDMCKVDGALYSVPADQKTYAATGIRYREDLRKKYDLPVPDTLENFEAYISGIQQNEPEQGLLSPITVANNYNDAFYMNSIFDLKYSKAIANYGLRAENDSPTEVIDYWRSPDFTEDMKLLKKWADMGFWSKSSLSKTEEDSFDEGLIVASVGGMNQDKWIGSYNAAKENHPDWEVGYVSYGLVNNTISPASPLQNATVVPHNSKDPARALIALDYLMTDETANDLIQYGIQGKHWNLVEGEYYEEIKDSGFSYENMNTWNLRNHLFKKEMKPTEDTAYKDMITSYDEAAAKTKWQGKSLRVGFIEDYSSYEIERANLNSVIAQYLTPIQAGLVEDVEASISEFLKQADAAGLKKIQDSYKEQWLAHCEEFGYK
- a CDS encoding FAD-dependent oxidoreductase, whose product is MNIRFSQEIPINDQYEVIVAGGGPSGCAAAIAAAREGARVLLLEAATALGGMGTNGLVPAWCPFSDRTKVVYRGIALEVFEKAKAGMRHVGAGDLDWVPIDPEVLKRVYDEMVVDAGVTVLFSSQVIAAPKAQGRIEYLVTANKAGITAYKGKVYIDCTGDADIAAMAGLDFEFGEEGSHKVQPSTHCFMITNVDDYYYRNSPFLHMQNPDCAAYEIARAEKYPLVTDPHCCNSVIGPGAIGFNAGHIWEVDATEPFSVSKALIKGRQLAYQYHQGLKEYLPEVFGGSFLAATAFSMGIRESRRIIGEYKLTLADYKERRSFPDEIGRNCYFLDVHHGPEERESILKGEKNGEEGWEAYGDGESHGIPYRSLIPQNLGNLLVAGRTIACEHIIQGSIRVMPVCMVTGQAAGTAARLAARKENMDVREVDISELREILQRNGAFLQ
- a CDS encoding ABC transporter permease — encoded protein: MKKIMKESAVSRGGNRERSYDGKQFGIWSTAAISLVTVLLLVLVRTIVIRDQGQLLTVQKLDLTEKGMSSSYSTLTMLSFVHKSGIGTQGAFAMALFVVTVAMILLNGIFILKAQRYSSEANNIKIYEAGQYAMAFNILLCLGVISFAIYSNKALGLANVFTPSILIYLLLILSITGFVVIKQLEAPERARYKEPGFLKEVRKNWVLFVLLLPAIVYFVVNSYIPMAGVYFAFEKFNFRDGLWTSPFVMFNNFEYIWKADLPKLVKNTVLYNLVFIVLGHIFKIFTAILISQVTNKLFKRLNQTLIFMPHFVSYVLLNVIVYNLLTYETGAINTFLTSIGLERIDFYNTPGYWPFIIVFFEMWKGVGYGSVVYLAAILGIDRTYYEAAEVDGANVFQQIRFITLPLIKTTFIILVLFSLGNIMRGHFDLFYQTVGNNGLLYNYTDIFDTYVYRLTMSNPLNNGLGTAAGLFQSLFGFITIVVTNFIVKRKNEDYALF